In one window of Nitrospira sp. DNA:
- the lon gene encoding endopeptidase La has protein sequence MTDSIEQDLQPPQNVEVPDQLPLLPVRDIVVFPYMVLPLFVGREMSIKAIEAALAGNRMIFLATQKALDVENPKPEDIHAIGTVGIIMRMLKLPDERIKILVQGIAKAKVTNYIQSDPYYSVRIDKMPDTKITATTLESEAVMRTVKEQIERIVSLGKVLIPDVMVVIENLEEPGRLADMVASNLGLKVDVTQSVLELPDPIQRLRRVSDILGKEIEVLSMQQKIQAQAKGEMDKTQREYFLREQLKAIQKELGELDERAEEVTEFRKRIAEAKMPEKVLKEAEKQLKRLEKMHPDTAESATVRTYLEWMVELPWSKRSKDNLDLKAAARVLNEDHYDLEKVKERILEYLAVRKLKEKMKGPILCFVGPPGVGKTSLGKSIAKALGREFVRISLGGVRDEAEIRGHRRTYVGALPGRLIQGMKQAGTANPVFMLDEVDKVGMDFRGDPSAALLEVLDPEQNNAFTDHYLAVPFDLTEVMFITTANLIDPILPALRDRMEIIEIPGYTEEEKLGIAQTYLIPRQLTEHGITTKHVKVSDPALRQIITNYTREAGVRNLEREIANVMRKVAKKVAEGKGQGFPVNPANLHKYLGVPKYVPEAELEKDEIGVATGLAWTESGGDVLYIEATAMKGKGHLTLTGHLGDVMKESAQAALSYVRSREKTLNLNPDMFSKQDLHIHVPAGAIPKDGPSAGITMATAIASALSGIPVRRDLAMTGEITLRGRVMAIGGLKEKILAAKRAMLTTVILPRRNKKDLEEIPKHILKGIQLHFADTMDDVMKVALRRKPKATAAPKKNSTPSAAARSKPSRTQKSRRTAGGGATRATIMALPAHLRP, from the coding sequence ATGACTGACTCGATTGAACAAGATCTTCAGCCCCCGCAGAACGTAGAAGTCCCGGACCAGCTGCCGCTCTTGCCCGTTCGCGACATTGTCGTCTTCCCGTATATGGTGTTACCGCTGTTTGTCGGACGCGAGATGTCCATCAAGGCCATCGAAGCAGCCCTGGCCGGCAATCGCATGATCTTCCTGGCCACCCAGAAGGCGCTCGACGTCGAGAATCCAAAGCCCGAAGACATTCATGCTATCGGTACCGTCGGCATCATCATGCGCATGCTCAAGCTGCCCGATGAACGGATCAAGATTCTCGTGCAAGGCATCGCCAAAGCCAAGGTCACGAATTACATTCAATCCGACCCCTACTACTCCGTGCGCATCGACAAGATGCCCGACACCAAGATCACGGCCACGACGTTGGAATCCGAGGCCGTCATGCGAACGGTCAAGGAGCAGATCGAACGGATCGTCAGCCTGGGCAAAGTCCTGATTCCCGACGTCATGGTCGTCATCGAAAATCTGGAAGAGCCCGGACGCCTGGCCGACATGGTGGCGTCAAACCTCGGCCTCAAAGTCGATGTCACGCAAAGCGTCCTGGAGCTTCCGGACCCCATCCAACGGCTCCGACGGGTCAGCGACATTCTCGGCAAAGAAATCGAAGTCCTCTCGATGCAGCAAAAGATTCAGGCCCAGGCCAAGGGCGAGATGGACAAAACCCAGCGGGAATACTTCCTGCGCGAACAGCTCAAAGCGATCCAAAAAGAACTGGGGGAACTCGACGAGCGGGCGGAAGAAGTGACGGAGTTCCGGAAACGGATCGCCGAGGCCAAGATGCCGGAAAAGGTCTTGAAAGAAGCGGAGAAGCAGCTGAAGCGGCTGGAAAAGATGCATCCGGATACCGCCGAGTCCGCCACGGTCCGCACGTATCTCGAATGGATGGTCGAGCTCCCCTGGTCGAAACGGTCCAAAGACAACCTCGACCTCAAAGCCGCCGCCCGGGTGCTCAATGAGGATCACTACGATCTCGAAAAAGTGAAAGAGCGCATACTCGAATACCTGGCCGTCCGGAAACTCAAAGAGAAAATGAAAGGGCCGATTCTCTGCTTCGTCGGCCCTCCGGGTGTCGGAAAAACATCGCTGGGAAAATCCATCGCCAAAGCCTTGGGACGGGAATTCGTCCGCATCAGCCTCGGCGGCGTGCGCGACGAAGCCGAAATCCGCGGCCATCGCCGCACCTATGTCGGCGCGCTGCCCGGCCGCCTGATTCAAGGGATGAAGCAGGCCGGAACAGCTAACCCCGTCTTCATGCTCGACGAAGTCGACAAAGTCGGCATGGACTTTCGAGGAGATCCTTCAGCCGCGCTGCTCGAAGTGTTGGACCCCGAGCAGAACAACGCATTTACCGACCACTATCTCGCCGTGCCATTTGACCTGACTGAGGTCATGTTCATTACCACGGCGAATCTGATCGATCCGATTCTTCCGGCCCTGCGCGACCGGATGGAGATCATTGAAATTCCCGGGTACACCGAAGAAGAAAAGCTGGGCATCGCGCAAACCTACTTGATTCCCCGGCAGCTGACTGAACACGGCATCACCACCAAGCATGTGAAGGTGAGCGACCCCGCGCTTCGGCAGATCATCACCAACTATACGCGTGAGGCCGGTGTCCGAAATCTGGAACGCGAAATCGCCAACGTGATGCGAAAGGTCGCCAAGAAAGTCGCCGAAGGGAAAGGCCAGGGATTCCCCGTCAACCCGGCAAACCTGCACAAATACTTGGGCGTCCCCAAATATGTCCCGGAAGCCGAACTCGAAAAAGATGAAATCGGTGTCGCCACCGGATTGGCCTGGACCGAGTCGGGCGGCGATGTCCTCTATATCGAAGCCACGGCGATGAAGGGGAAGGGCCATCTGACACTCACCGGACATCTCGGCGACGTGATGAAGGAATCTGCCCAGGCCGCCCTCAGCTATGTGCGGTCACGTGAAAAAACCCTCAATCTCAATCCGGACATGTTCAGCAAGCAGGATCTCCACATCCATGTCCCGGCCGGAGCCATCCCCAAAGACGGACCCTCCGCCGGCATTACCATGGCCACCGCGATTGCCTCGGCGCTGTCGGGCATTCCTGTCCGGCGAGATCTGGCCATGACCGGTGAAATTACCTTGCGTGGCCGCGTCATGGCCATCGGGGGACTCAAAGAGAAGATTCTCGCGGCCAAGCGGGCCATGCTCACGACCGTGATCCTCCCGCGCCGGAATAAGAAAGACTTGGAAGAAATCCCCAAACACATCCTAAAGGGCATCCAGCTGCACTTTGCCGACACCATGGACGATGTCATGAAGGTAGCCCTGCGCCGAAAGCCGAAGGCCACGGCAGCGCCCAAGAAGAATTCCACCCCGTCGGCGGCCGCACGGAGTAAACCCTCGCGGACACAGAAGAGCCGAAGAACCGCCGGAGGGGGAGCCACACGGGCCACCATCATGGCCTTGCCCGCTCACCTCCGGCCATAA
- the thiL gene encoding thiamine-phosphate kinase, whose translation MARRKATQPIQEFPLIRQLQRRFERKSPSVITGIGDDAAVVSIATTDWVILTTDLLAEGIHFDLATASLGAVGYKAAMANLSDVAAMGASPRFLLVSVAIPSSLRTTDVLALYEGLMKACRPYKVRLVGGDTSASQHGLFLSITLLGTTEKKKVLLRKGARIGDSLYVTGTLGDSLAGLQLLSNSQAQEMGAPRLRSADRTFLINRHRCPTARVREGQWLNQTGIVTSALDVSDGLSGDLRHICNASHVGAEVDLSRLPLSPACQAYAASTKQDPIVLALAGGEDYELLFTIPEAHRTKLERAASQRNFPVTRIGHICAASLGIHRRLKDGRRDPLPVLSYEHFRTPN comes from the coding sequence ATGGCCCGCCGCAAGGCCACACAGCCCATCCAGGAATTTCCGCTCATCCGGCAACTCCAACGCCGGTTTGAACGGAAAAGTCCGTCCGTAATCACAGGTATTGGAGACGATGCGGCTGTCGTTTCGATCGCCACGACCGATTGGGTAATCCTCACGACTGACCTATTGGCGGAAGGAATCCATTTCGACTTAGCCACGGCCTCCCTCGGCGCAGTCGGCTATAAAGCCGCCATGGCCAATCTGAGTGATGTCGCCGCCATGGGCGCCTCTCCGCGGTTTCTCTTGGTCTCCGTTGCGATTCCAAGCTCTCTCAGAACAACCGACGTCCTTGCCCTTTACGAAGGACTCATGAAGGCCTGTCGGCCATACAAAGTCCGGTTGGTTGGAGGCGATACCTCAGCATCGCAACATGGACTCTTCCTCAGCATCACGCTCCTTGGGACAACGGAGAAAAAGAAAGTCTTGCTGCGGAAAGGAGCACGAATCGGGGATAGCCTCTACGTCACCGGGACTCTCGGAGACTCCCTCGCCGGACTTCAACTGCTCTCGAACTCACAGGCACAAGAGATGGGGGCCCCTCGCCTCCGCTCTGCAGACCGGACGTTCTTGATCAACCGGCACCGGTGTCCGACTGCTCGCGTGCGGGAAGGGCAGTGGCTCAATCAGACAGGCATCGTCACCTCGGCGCTTGATGTCTCCGATGGCTTATCCGGCGACTTACGGCATATCTGCAATGCTAGTCATGTAGGGGCAGAAGTTGACCTTTCGCGCCTTCCGCTTTCTCCAGCCTGCCAAGCCTATGCAGCCTCAACTAAGCAAGATCCTATCGTACTTGCCCTGGCCGGCGGCGAGGATTATGAACTCCTGTTCACTATTCCTGAAGCTCATCGGACTAAGCTCGAACGCGCCGCGAGCCAGCGTAATTTTCCGGTCACCAGGATTGGGCACATTTGCGCTGCGTCGTTGGGCATTCATCGACGATTGAAAGACGGCCGAAGGGACCCACTACCCGTTTTGAGTTACGAGCATTTTCGGACCCCGAACTGA
- a CDS encoding DUF2062 domain-containing protein, whose protein sequence is MASFRAHLRQVLHLQESPRRTATAFAIGTAIAFCPFYGFHTLLAIGCTWAFRLNFIAVMAGNFINNPWTLIPILGATYWTGARLLGRAETPSFDWHDLSFSGIYDQVLPYAIPFLLGGTVLSVAATALAYPVALYLISKHRQPAPPPAPLPPRDPLG, encoded by the coding sequence ATGGCATCATTTCGAGCGCATCTTAGACAGGTGTTACACCTGCAGGAGTCCCCCCGAAGGACCGCGACAGCCTTTGCAATCGGCACAGCCATCGCGTTCTGTCCGTTCTATGGATTTCATACGCTTCTCGCAATCGGATGCACCTGGGCCTTCCGCTTGAACTTTATCGCGGTTATGGCCGGGAACTTTATCAACAACCCGTGGACGCTTATTCCAATTCTAGGGGCTACGTATTGGACGGGTGCTCGCCTGCTCGGGCGAGCAGAAACGCCTTCCTTCGATTGGCATGATCTGAGCTTCTCGGGAATCTACGATCAAGTCTTGCCCTACGCCATCCCCTTTCTACTTGGGGGAACCGTATTGAGCGTAGCCGCTACAGCTCTTGCCTATCCCGTCGCTCTATACCTCATTAGTAAACATCGTCAACCTGCGCCTCCCCCTGCGCCATTGCCGCCCCGGGATCCGCTAGGCTAA
- a CDS encoding HD domain-containing protein translates to MQQVDEPINAPYDGSALIADPIHKYVSFTVPYAIPDPQERTEKDLIDSPWVQRLRYIYQLQSARWVYPSAEHTRFVHSLGTMHVAGRFARHLYPYLKKVVKDVPSANYVEELLRVTALVHDIGHGPFCHFFDDNYLHGFHLTHEKLGQIIVREHLGSTIRRIRRSPSGPFDKGEELNPDQIAHLILKEKGKDNSKIPRWLDMLQPVISGSYTGDNLDYVLRDSYMCGVAVGPVDLTRLIHYTIITDKGFTIHKTGLPALQMFLNTRMYLYSNVYFHRTTRAIDIHLRDIFGDTMKLLFPNDPRKKMEDYLRLTDWSLLEEVRQWTKSRQKARRQLGQEWARILDRDVKWKMAYSTALKEKGQERGMAFPSHEQFALQIAKELPKELRKVEFRVDMAPLDPRPDPKDRRGNPLYVYDPGTRQVSADPLEEFLDLLPTRLIQFRVYGLDHRHDAALSRATATVLNKTPSSLESNY, encoded by the coding sequence ATGCAACAGGTTGACGAACCCATCAACGCCCCCTATGACGGCTCCGCCCTCATCGCCGATCCGATCCACAAGTATGTGTCGTTCACAGTTCCCTATGCGATCCCTGATCCACAGGAGCGCACAGAAAAGGATCTGATCGATTCACCCTGGGTCCAACGGCTCCGCTATATTTATCAGCTCCAGAGTGCGCGCTGGGTCTATCCCTCGGCAGAACATACGCGGTTCGTCCATTCTCTCGGCACCATGCACGTGGCCGGAAGGTTCGCCCGGCATCTGTACCCCTATCTCAAGAAAGTCGTGAAGGACGTCCCTTCGGCCAACTATGTCGAGGAACTGCTGCGAGTGACCGCACTAGTCCATGACATCGGCCACGGTCCCTTTTGCCACTTCTTCGACGACAACTATCTCCACGGATTTCATCTCACCCACGAAAAGCTCGGACAGATCATTGTCCGCGAACATCTCGGCTCCACTATTCGGAGAATCCGGCGCAGCCCGTCAGGGCCTTTTGACAAAGGGGAAGAACTGAACCCCGATCAGATCGCCCATCTGATCCTGAAGGAAAAGGGGAAGGACAATTCCAAGATCCCGCGCTGGCTCGACATGCTGCAACCGGTCATCTCAGGCAGCTATACCGGCGATAATCTGGACTATGTGCTCCGCGACTCGTACATGTGCGGCGTAGCCGTGGGTCCTGTCGATCTGACGCGTCTGATTCACTACACCATCATCACCGACAAAGGATTCACTATCCACAAGACCGGACTTCCGGCCTTGCAAATGTTCCTAAACACCAGGATGTACCTCTATTCCAACGTGTATTTTCACCGCACGACGAGAGCCATCGACATCCACCTGCGGGACATTTTCGGGGACACGATGAAACTCCTGTTCCCGAACGATCCGCGCAAAAAGATGGAAGACTATCTGAGACTCACCGACTGGTCGCTGTTGGAGGAAGTACGCCAATGGACCAAATCCCGCCAGAAGGCGCGCCGTCAGCTCGGTCAGGAATGGGCGCGCATCCTGGATCGCGATGTGAAGTGGAAGATGGCCTATAGCACGGCATTGAAGGAGAAGGGGCAGGAACGGGGCATGGCATTCCCGAGTCACGAGCAATTCGCGTTGCAAATTGCGAAGGAGCTGCCCAAAGAACTGAGGAAGGTGGAGTTTCGGGTCGATATGGCCCCGCTCGACCCACGGCCGGATCCGAAAGATCGCCGAGGGAATCCGCTCTATGTCTATGACCCCGGGACCAGACAGGTTTCAGCCGACCCGCTGGAAGAATTTCTCGATTTGCTTCCGACCCGCCTGATTCAGTTCAGAGTCTACGGGCTGGATCACCGCCATGACGCAGCCTTATCGCGCGCCACAGCCACTGTCCTCAACAAGACTCCCTCCAGCCTTGAATCAAATTATTAG
- a CDS encoding M23 family metallopeptidase — MNTMIQAVQQRASQFDRMILTAIVLVASIFPIELVPGSMPAPKGADGQYSGKQGQIVLVKVPGDDPQAEVRGTFMGRTISLFPDPRSGEAPGYVGLLGLDMQDEPGTHELAVDIKIGDQTKHVSMNVLVVKEKFRVEHLKLPKEKVDLDEKALARWKAEQEQVKAALAEDSRLKLWQSGFLEPVGGKRTGIFGSVRIMNGQARNPHNGEDIGAPMGTDVLATNDGVVRLTVDHIFSGKGVYVDHGLGFYSMYFHLSEVSVKEGDLVKAGQAVGKVGATGRATGPHLHWGVKLNGARVNPYALLELPFKGMVQSAVPVPVTDPTSGVGAPAP, encoded by the coding sequence ATGAATACCATGATCCAAGCCGTCCAGCAGCGCGCCTCGCAATTCGATCGCATGATTCTCACGGCGATTGTCCTCGTTGCGAGCATTTTCCCCATTGAACTGGTTCCAGGGTCGATGCCAGCACCGAAGGGGGCGGACGGACAATACAGCGGGAAGCAAGGACAGATCGTGCTGGTGAAAGTGCCTGGCGACGATCCCCAGGCTGAAGTCCGGGGAACGTTCATGGGCCGGACGATCTCGCTTTTTCCGGACCCACGAAGCGGCGAAGCTCCGGGGTACGTTGGATTGCTGGGCCTCGACATGCAGGATGAGCCAGGGACGCATGAATTGGCTGTGGACATCAAGATTGGCGATCAGACGAAGCATGTCAGCATGAACGTGCTGGTGGTCAAAGAAAAGTTTCGTGTCGAGCATTTGAAGTTACCGAAAGAGAAAGTGGATCTGGACGAGAAAGCGCTGGCCCGATGGAAAGCCGAGCAAGAGCAGGTGAAGGCAGCGTTGGCCGAGGATTCGCGATTGAAGCTCTGGCAGAGTGGCTTCTTAGAACCGGTCGGGGGAAAACGGACGGGGATTTTCGGTAGTGTGAGAATCATGAACGGCCAGGCCAGGAATCCCCACAATGGGGAAGACATCGGCGCACCCATGGGGACGGACGTACTTGCGACGAACGATGGGGTGGTGCGGTTGACCGTCGATCACATCTTCTCAGGCAAAGGCGTCTATGTGGATCACGGTCTTGGGTTCTACTCCATGTATTTCCATCTCTCAGAGGTGTCGGTCAAAGAAGGCGATCTGGTAAAAGCCGGGCAGGCTGTAGGCAAAGTCGGTGCGACCGGCCGGGCAACCGGTCCGCATTTGCACTGGGGCGTAAAGCTCAACGGGGCTCGCGTGAATCCCTATGCGTTGCTGGAGCTTCCGTTTAAGGGCATGGTGCAGTCGGCAGTACCCGTGCCGGTGACTGATCCGACGTCCGGGGTGGGCGCACCGGCTCCCTAG
- the pafA gene encoding Pup--protein ligase, with the protein MKQRIFGLENEYGLIFSPNGRIYLPMEKVLGYIFEGLIPNSWPSNAFLVNGARFYQDTGCHPEYSTPECDNILDLVIHDKAGERLLEACLPAAEERLREEGLSGEIYIFKNNTDSLGNTYGCHENFLMRRDVDFWKVTEQLIPFFVTRQIYGGAGKVLKVSGKPQYFISQRAQHIHEKTSSSTTSSRSIINTRDEPHADAERYRRLHIIVGDSNMSEFVTYVKVGTAALVLSMIEDGYAVQGMELEDPVKAIREISRDPTLKKKVKLDDGRQMTAIEIQRVYLERAEQYLAQREHDPVHDDVFHKWATLLDRLEDDPMQLVHQVDWVTKKHLIQSYVDKKGCGWDDPRVYLLDLQFHDVKRTRGLYYLMESKGLIERVVEEEAVQRAMSTPPQTTRAKVRGDFIRFARAKNRSYTVDWTYLKLNGYWEETILCMDPFSATNRRVEELVSQVSGTRFSR; encoded by the coding sequence ATGAAGCAGCGGATCTTCGGCCTGGAAAACGAGTACGGCCTGATCTTCTCGCCGAACGGACGGATCTATCTGCCGATGGAGAAAGTCCTCGGCTACATTTTTGAAGGTCTGATTCCCAACAGCTGGCCCTCCAACGCATTCCTCGTCAATGGCGCCCGGTTCTACCAGGACACCGGTTGTCACCCCGAATACTCCACGCCCGAGTGCGACAATATTCTCGATCTCGTCATTCACGATAAAGCCGGGGAGCGGTTGCTGGAAGCCTGTCTTCCCGCGGCAGAAGAACGATTGCGTGAAGAAGGACTGTCCGGCGAGATCTACATCTTTAAGAACAACACGGATTCCCTCGGGAATACGTACGGGTGTCATGAAAACTTTCTGATGCGGCGCGACGTGGACTTCTGGAAGGTCACGGAGCAACTGATTCCCTTCTTCGTGACCCGACAGATTTATGGTGGAGCGGGAAAGGTACTGAAGGTGTCCGGTAAGCCCCAGTACTTCATCTCTCAGCGCGCCCAGCATATTCACGAGAAAACGTCCTCTTCCACCACCTCGTCTCGCAGCATCATCAATACCCGGGATGAACCGCATGCCGATGCGGAGCGCTACCGTCGGCTGCATATTATCGTCGGGGACTCCAACATGTCGGAGTTTGTCACCTATGTGAAGGTGGGGACGGCGGCATTGGTGCTGTCGATGATCGAAGACGGATACGCCGTGCAGGGGATGGAGTTGGAAGATCCGGTCAAAGCAATTCGGGAGATTTCACGAGACCCGACCTTGAAGAAGAAGGTGAAGCTGGACGATGGACGCCAAATGACCGCCATTGAAATACAGCGGGTCTATCTTGAGCGCGCGGAGCAGTATTTGGCGCAGCGCGAGCATGATCCCGTCCACGACGATGTGTTTCATAAATGGGCGACGTTGCTGGATCGGTTGGAAGATGATCCGATGCAACTGGTCCATCAGGTGGACTGGGTGACCAAGAAGCACCTCATTCAGTCGTATGTCGATAAAAAAGGCTGCGGGTGGGACGATCCCCGTGTGTATCTGCTGGATTTACAATTCCATGATGTGAAACGAACGCGGGGATTATATTATCTGATGGAGTCCAAGGGGCTCATCGAGCGGGTCGTGGAGGAAGAGGCGGTGCAACGGGCGATGTCGACGCCGCCGCAAACCACGCGAGCCAAGGTGCGGGGCGACTTTATTCGATTTGCCAGGGCCAAGAACCGGTCGTATACCGTGGACTGGACCTATCTCAAATTAAACGGGTACTGGGAAGAGACGATTCTCTGCATGGATCCGTTTAGCGCCACGAATCGTCGGGTCGAAGAACTAGTCTCACAAGTGTCAGGAACGAGGTTTTCTCGATGA
- the prcA gene encoding proteasome subunit alpha, which yields MPMPYYVSPEQMMQDKAEYAKKGIAKGRSSIAMEYADGVLFTADNPSASLHKISEVYDCIAFAGAGKYSEFENLRKAGIRHADLKGFMYSREDVTARSLANGYSQSLGTIFSQEMKPLEVEILVVQVGLNSQANEIYRISFDGSIIDEKAVAVIGGRSEAVLAAMKDKVTGPPPALKAALGFCVSALEQTANQKLNPEGLEVAVLERARTGRKFRRLTPGEVQQLLTV from the coding sequence ATGCCGATGCCGTACTACGTGTCTCCCGAGCAGATGATGCAGGACAAGGCGGAGTATGCCAAGAAAGGCATCGCGAAGGGCCGCTCAAGTATCGCCATGGAATATGCGGACGGAGTGTTGTTCACCGCGGATAACCCCAGTGCGTCGCTCCATAAAATCTCCGAGGTGTATGACTGTATCGCGTTTGCCGGGGCCGGGAAGTACAGCGAGTTTGAGAATCTCCGAAAGGCCGGCATTCGTCATGCGGATCTGAAGGGGTTCATGTACAGCCGGGAGGATGTCACGGCGCGCTCGCTGGCCAACGGCTATTCGCAAAGCCTTGGCACCATCTTCAGCCAGGAAATGAAGCCGCTTGAGGTGGAGATTCTCGTGGTCCAGGTAGGGTTGAACAGCCAGGCGAATGAAATTTACCGCATTTCCTTCGACGGCAGCATCATCGATGAGAAGGCCGTTGCCGTCATCGGTGGACGATCGGAGGCGGTGTTGGCGGCGATGAAGGACAAGGTGACCGGTCCTCCTCCGGCTCTCAAAGCCGCGCTCGGCTTCTGCGTCTCTGCGCTGGAGCAGACGGCCAATCAGAAGCTCAACCCAGAGGGATTGGAAGTCGCCGTGCTCGAACGGGCGCGCACCGGCCGCAAATTTAGGCGGCTCACGCCGGGTGAAGTTCAGCAACTCCTGACAGTCTGA
- the prcB gene encoding proteasome subunit beta: MNLPFLPNYDEPSFFDFISKQHPGLTLGGNGGGGFPGTQDSSRGGGALTVPQATTVLAIKYQQGVVIAGDRRATEGFQIADRRIEKVFKIDEHSAMAIAGAAGPCIEMAKLFQTELEHYEKLEGMSLSCEGKANKLGQMVKANLPMVFQGLVVMPLYVGYDLKRGEGRIFKYDITGGRYEESDYHAIGSGGKDARNTMREHFQRQLPEAEALRLALMSLYNAADDDVGTGGPDLVRGIYPTAKLVNAQGITDVSNDSIRAVYDVLMAARRSKET, from the coding sequence ATGAATCTTCCTTTTTTGCCGAATTACGATGAGCCGAGTTTCTTCGATTTCATTTCGAAGCAACACCCTGGATTGACGCTGGGAGGCAATGGTGGTGGTGGCTTTCCCGGAACTCAGGATTCATCCCGAGGGGGAGGGGCCTTGACGGTTCCGCAGGCTACGACGGTGCTGGCCATCAAATATCAGCAGGGCGTGGTGATTGCCGGGGATCGCCGGGCAACCGAGGGATTTCAAATCGCCGACCGTCGAATCGAGAAGGTGTTCAAAATCGATGAGCATTCGGCCATGGCCATTGCCGGTGCGGCCGGGCCCTGCATTGAGATGGCGAAACTGTTTCAGACCGAATTGGAGCATTACGAAAAGCTGGAGGGAATGTCGCTGTCGTGCGAAGGGAAGGCCAATAAGCTCGGGCAGATGGTGAAGGCGAATTTGCCTATGGTGTTTCAAGGACTCGTCGTGATGCCGCTGTACGTGGGGTATGATCTCAAGCGAGGCGAGGGGCGTATTTTCAAGTACGACATCACGGGCGGGCGGTATGAAGAGTCCGACTATCATGCGATCGGATCAGGCGGCAAGGACGCGCGAAATACCATGCGCGAACATTTTCAGCGCCAACTTCCGGAGGCCGAGGCGCTCAGGCTTGCCCTGATGTCGCTCTACAATGCCGCCGATGACGATGTGGGAACCGGAGGCCCTGACCTGGTGCGGGGGATTTATCCCACCGCCAAGCTGGTGAACGCGCAGGGGATTACGGATGTGTCGAACGACAGCATTCGCGCAGTCTATGACGTGCTGATGGCCGCCCGTCGCTCGAAGGAGACCTAA
- the dop gene encoding depupylase/deamidase Dop, whose translation MIGTETEFGIAAKEAALSDPVAASIAVIGHYPGLPAPNAIWDYENENPLLDARGFEVEGERERPNPEYNRQLNKVLANGGRLYVDGAHPEYSIPECSNPREVVAFERIGERILARSLTELTRARGCEQCVVYKNNSDGKGNSYGYHENYLVARSVPFDDILRVLAPFFVTRLIVAGAGKVGAENQTSPAEYQISQRADFFECLADLNTMVKRPIINTRDEPHAEYSKYRRLHVIVGDANMAELSTYLKVGTLSMVLELLEAGADLPQIELDEPVRAIKQVSRDLDMKQSLKLSSGRPTTALAIQRAYWSAAKAFYASHPTTEIMQDVLARWEHVLDGLEKDPRLLVDELDWVAKRHMIESYLDRKGCGWTDPRVKLMDLQYHDVRPERGLFYTLERGNRMKRIVSEAEIVRAETMPPPGTRAYFRGRCAAKFAASLYGVSWTSVLFDFGNPTITRIPLMDPGRGTEAMTGALLESCATAEALLAKLKA comes from the coding sequence GTGATCGGCACAGAAACCGAGTTCGGTATTGCAGCCAAGGAGGCGGCATTATCGGATCCTGTGGCCGCATCAATCGCCGTGATCGGCCACTACCCGGGCTTGCCGGCTCCCAATGCCATTTGGGACTATGAAAACGAAAATCCCCTTTTGGATGCGCGCGGTTTCGAGGTGGAGGGAGAGCGAGAGCGCCCCAACCCTGAGTACAATCGCCAGCTCAATAAGGTGTTGGCGAACGGCGGCCGGCTTTATGTCGATGGGGCGCATCCTGAATATTCCATTCCGGAATGCTCGAACCCCAGGGAAGTGGTGGCTTTTGAACGCATCGGGGAACGGATTCTCGCCAGGAGTCTGACTGAGTTGACCCGCGCGCGCGGCTGCGAGCAATGCGTTGTCTACAAGAATAATTCTGACGGCAAAGGAAATAGCTACGGATATCACGAGAACTATCTCGTTGCTCGATCCGTTCCGTTCGATGACATACTCCGCGTGCTGGCGCCGTTTTTTGTCACGCGTTTGATCGTGGCCGGAGCCGGGAAGGTCGGCGCCGAGAATCAGACGAGCCCCGCCGAGTACCAGATTTCCCAACGCGCCGATTTTTTTGAATGCCTGGCCGACCTCAATACGATGGTCAAGCGGCCCATCATCAATACGCGGGATGAACCGCATGCTGAGTACAGCAAGTATCGGCGACTGCACGTGATTGTGGGTGACGCCAACATGGCCGAGCTCTCCACCTATCTGAAGGTGGGAACATTAAGCATGGTGTTGGAACTGTTGGAAGCGGGTGCGGATCTCCCGCAGATTGAGTTGGACGAACCGGTTCGAGCGATCAAGCAAGTCTCGCGCGATTTGGATATGAAGCAGTCGTTGAAACTCTCAAGCGGACGGCCGACGACCGCGTTGGCCATTCAACGAGCCTATTGGAGTGCCGCAAAGGCCTTTTACGCGAGTCATCCAACCACGGAGATCATGCAGGACGTCTTGGCTCGCTGGGAGCATGTCTTGGATGGCTTGGAGAAAGATCCACGGTTGTTGGTGGACGAGCTGGATTGGGTGGCCAAGCGTCATATGATCGAGTCGTATTTAGACCGGAAGGGGTGTGGGTGGACGGATCCGCGGGTCAAGCTCATGGATTTGCAGTATCATGATGTGCGGCCTGAGAGAGGGCTCTTCTATACTCTCGAGCGGGGGAATCGGATGAAGCGCATCGTCAGTGAAGCTGAAATCGTGCGTGCGGAAACCATGCCGCCTCCAGGGACACGCGCCTATTTCCGCGGGCGTTGCGCGGCCAAGTTTGCCGCCTCACTGTATGGGGTCAGCTGGACCTCGGTGCTATTCGACTTCGGGAACCCCACCATTACCAGGATTCCGCTGATGGATCCAGGCCGAGGCACCGAAGCCATGACGGGCGCGCTGCTAGAGAGTTGCGCGACGGCCGAAGCCCTATTAGCCAAGTTGAAAGCCTAA